In a single window of the Flavobacterium ammoniigenes genome:
- a CDS encoding aspartate carbamoyltransferase catalytic subunit: MKELSVNHLLGIKYINNNDIDLIFETADHFKEVINRPIKKVPSLRDITIANIFFENSTRTKLSFELAQKRLSADVISFSAAQSSVKKGETLIDTVNNILSMKVDMVVMRHANPGAAYFLSKNVKASIVNAGDGAHEHPTQALLDSYSIREKLGDVAGKKVVIVGDILHSRVALSNIYALQMQGAEVKVCGPKTLIPKHIESLGVTVEPNLRKALEWCDVANMLRVQNERMDVNYFPSTREYAQQYGVDKKLLDSLNKEIVIMHPGPINRGVEITSDVADSQQSVILDQVENGVAIRMAVIYLLASKIQ; the protein is encoded by the coding sequence ATGAAAGAATTAAGCGTAAATCATTTATTAGGAATTAAATATATCAACAACAATGATATTGACTTAATTTTTGAAACCGCTGATCATTTTAAGGAAGTTATCAATAGACCTATTAAGAAAGTTCCTTCTTTGCGAGACATTACCATTGCTAATATTTTTTTTGAAAACAGTACCCGAACCAAACTTTCTTTTGAATTAGCCCAAAAACGTTTGTCAGCTGATGTAATTAGTTTTTCGGCTGCACAATCTTCAGTTAAAAAAGGAGAAACCCTTATAGATACTGTAAATAACATACTTTCCATGAAAGTGGATATGGTAGTCATGCGACATGCTAACCCTGGAGCAGCTTATTTTTTATCCAAAAATGTAAAAGCTAGTATTGTTAATGCGGGAGATGGAGCACATGAACATCCTACACAAGCTTTACTTGATAGTTATTCGATTCGTGAAAAACTAGGAGATGTTGCTGGAAAAAAAGTGGTAATTGTTGGAGATATTTTACATTCTCGAGTAGCCTTATCTAACATCTATGCTTTGCAAATGCAAGGTGCAGAAGTAAAAGTTTGCGGTCCTAAAACTTTAATTCCGAAACACATTGAATCACTTGGAGTAACAGTTGAGCCTAATTTACGTAAAGCACTTGAATGGTGTGATGTAGCTAATATGTTACGCGTTCAAAATGAGCGAATGGATGTGAATTATTTTCCTTCCACAAGAGAATACGCACAACAATATGGAGTAGATAAAAAGCTATTGGATTCGCTCAATAAAGAGATTGTCATCATGCACCCTGGACCAATCAATCGTGGAGTTGAAATTACGAGTGATGTTGCCGACTCACAACAATCTGTTATTCTAGACCAAGTTGAAAATGGTGTAGCGATACGAATGGCAGTGATCTACCTTTTGGCGTCTAAAATACAATAG
- a CDS encoding bacteriorhodopsin-like, producing the protein MSNFMFISANVAKMLPNDYVGFTFFIGSMAMMAASAFFFLSLSQFDKKWRTSVLVSGLITFIAAVHYFYMRDYWNAFQESPTFFRYVDWVLTVPLMCLEFYLILKVAGAKQNLLWKMIFLSIVMLVTGYFGETIFSDQAAMWGFISGLAYFVIVYEIWLGEASKLAKAAGGDVLASHKILCWFVLVGWAIYPLGYMLGTDGWYTSFLGKGSVDVAYNIADAINKIGFGLVVYNLAVKSTSGSN; encoded by the coding sequence ATGTCAAATTTTATGTTTATTTCTGCGAATGTAGCAAAAATGCTACCAAATGACTATGTTGGATTTACATTCTTCATTGGAAGCATGGCCATGATGGCTGCTTCGGCTTTTTTCTTCTTATCGTTAAGTCAATTCGATAAGAAATGGCGTACTTCAGTATTAGTATCTGGATTGATTACTTTTATTGCTGCAGTACATTACTTTTACATGCGTGATTATTGGAATGCTTTCCAAGAGTCGCCAACATTCTTTAGATACGTGGATTGGGTACTTACAGTGCCATTGATGTGTCTTGAGTTTTATTTAATCCTTAAAGTTGCTGGTGCAAAACAAAACTTGTTGTGGAAAATGATTTTCCTTTCAATTGTGATGTTAGTAACAGGTTACTTTGGAGAAACTATTTTTAGTGACCAAGCGGCCATGTGGGGATTCATCTCAGGTCTTGCTTATTTCGTAATTGTTTATGAAATTTGGTTAGGTGAAGCTTCTAAACTAGCTAAAGCTGCTGGTGGAGATGTATTAGCTTCTCACAAAATCTTGTGTTGGTTCGTACTTGTAGGATGGGCAATTTACCCATTAGGTTACATGTTAGGAACTGATGGTTGGTATACTAGTTTCCTTGGAAAAGGAAGTGTAGATGTTGCGTACAACATTGCAGATGCAATCAACAAAATCGGATTTGGATTAGTTGTTTACAACCTTGCTGTTAAATCTACTTCTGGTTCTAACTAG
- a CDS encoding ABC-F family ATP-binding cassette domain-containing protein produces MLSVNNLSVQFGKRILFDEVNTTFTQGNIYGVIGANGAGKSTFLKIISGEMDPTSGHIHLEPGKRMSVLNQNHNMFDEYTVLETVMMGNKVLYAVKKEMDELYLDYNDSNADRIGELQVQFEEMNGWNADSDAASMLSNLGITEDNHYTMMADLEGKIKVRVLLAQALFGNPDVLIMDEPTNDLDFETIAWLENFLANYENTVIVVSHDRHFLDAVCTHISDIDFGKINHYSGNYTFWYESSQLAAKQRAQQNKKAEEKKQELEEFIRRFSANVAKSKQATSRKKMISKLNISEIKPSSRRYPAIIFDQDREAGDQILNVENLSASIDGELLFKGVDLNMAKGDKIVLFSKDSRATTAFYEIVNGNQKADEGTFDWGITTNQAYLPAENHSYFENDLTLVDWLRQWAKTEEERDEVFIRGFLGKMIFSGEEALKTSRVLSGGEKVRCMLSRMMMERANILMLDEPTNHLDLESITAFNNSLKNFKGSVIFTTHDHEFAQTVGNRVVELTPNGAIDRYMTFDDYLDDEKVQELRTKMYS; encoded by the coding sequence ATGTTATCAGTTAATAATCTATCTGTTCAGTTTGGCAAGCGAATTTTATTCGACGAAGTAAACACCACTTTTACCCAAGGTAATATTTATGGTGTTATTGGAGCCAATGGTGCTGGAAAATCAACTTTCTTAAAGATTATCTCAGGCGAAATGGATCCAACTTCGGGTCACATTCATTTGGAGCCAGGAAAACGTATGTCGGTTTTAAATCAAAACCACAATATGTTTGACGAATATACTGTTTTGGAAACCGTAATGATGGGGAACAAGGTTTTGTATGCCGTTAAAAAAGAAATGGACGAATTGTATTTAGATTATAACGATTCCAATGCGGATCGAATTGGGGAATTACAAGTCCAATTTGAAGAAATGAATGGTTGGAATGCTGATTCTGATGCGGCTTCCATGTTATCCAATTTAGGAATTACAGAGGACAATCATTATACCATGATGGCCGACTTGGAAGGAAAGATCAAAGTGCGTGTGCTTTTGGCACAAGCTCTTTTTGGGAATCCTGACGTATTGATTATGGATGAGCCTACCAACGATTTGGATTTTGAAACCATTGCTTGGTTAGAAAATTTCTTGGCCAATTATGAAAACACTGTAATTGTAGTATCGCACGACCGTCACTTTTTAGATGCGGTTTGTACACATATTTCTGATATTGATTTCGGAAAAATCAATCATTATTCAGGAAACTATACTTTTTGGTACGAATCGAGCCAGTTAGCGGCGAAACAACGTGCACAACAAAACAAAAAAGCCGAAGAAAAGAAACAAGAATTAGAAGAATTTATTCGTCGTTTTTCTGCGAATGTGGCTAAGTCAAAACAAGCGACTTCTCGTAAAAAAATGATTTCGAAATTAAACATTTCTGAAATCAAACCGTCAAGTCGTCGCTATCCTGCTATTATTTTTGATCAAGACCGTGAAGCGGGTGACCAAATTTTAAATGTAGAAAACCTTAGTGCTTCGATTGATGGAGAGCTTTTGTTTAAAGGAGTGGATTTGAACATGGCAAAAGGGGATAAGATTGTTCTTTTTTCTAAAGATTCTCGAGCAACAACTGCTTTTTACGAAATAGTAAACGGCAATCAAAAAGCCGATGAAGGTACTTTTGATTGGGGAATTACAACAAATCAAGCCTACTTACCAGCTGAAAATCATTCCTATTTTGAGAATGATTTGACCTTAGTAGATTGGTTGCGTCAATGGGCTAAAACAGAAGAAGAAAGAGACGAAGTCTTTATTAGAGGGTTTTTAGGCAAAATGATTTTCTCTGGAGAAGAAGCTTTAAAAACTAGCCGTGTATTATCAGGAGGAGAAAAAGTACGTTGTATGTTGTCTCGAATGATGATGGAACGTGCCAATATTTTAATGTTGGATGAACCTACCAATCACTTGGACTTAGAGTCGATTACGGCTTTCAATAATTCGTTAAAGAACTTTAAAGGCTCTGTTATATTTACTACACATGACCACGAATTTGCACAAACTGTTGGTAATCGTGTAGTCGAATTAACACCCAATGGAGCGATTGATCGTTACATGACATTCGACGATTATTTGGATGATGAAAAAGTACAAGAATTAAGAACTAAAATGTATTCTTAA
- a CDS encoding formimidoylglutamase, with product MDKLIPFTSTDLGKITNHRNGEIKFGEKMITVPKGVDPLEFLATCDAKYVVFGIPEDIGIRANYGRPGAASAWKSAIKSIANIQHNRFCKGNQIVILGTIDVTNEMAEVTNLDFNDIDDRSKLSQLVEAIDKEVSHIIFHIIKLGKTPIVIGGGQNNAYGNIKGTALANGKPINAINFDAHSDFRILEGRHNGNAFSYAFEEGFLKKYFVFGLHENHVTKSVLDSFKKLEDRLQYVTYDSIRIRKEKDFEEEMLQASEFITQEPFGLEIDLGAIPNIASSTMTLTGFSIEELRHFVSYFGQFKNATYLHLCEGAPELGEEKNDHLIGKIIGHLITDFIKSNNEKIIPQPEELPI from the coding sequence ATGGACAAACTAATTCCTTTTACAAGTACCGATTTAGGCAAAATTACCAATCATCGAAATGGTGAAATTAAATTTGGCGAAAAAATGATTACGGTACCTAAAGGAGTTGATCCATTAGAATTTCTTGCAACTTGTGACGCAAAATATGTAGTCTTCGGAATCCCAGAGGATATAGGTATTAGAGCTAATTATGGTAGACCTGGCGCTGCTTCTGCATGGAAAAGTGCTATAAAAAGTATTGCCAATATTCAGCACAACCGTTTTTGCAAAGGAAACCAAATTGTGATATTGGGAACTATTGATGTAACCAATGAGATGGCAGAAGTAACTAACTTGGATTTCAATGATATTGATGATCGCTCTAAGTTAAGTCAATTAGTGGAGGCAATAGACAAAGAGGTTTCGCATATTATTTTTCATATAATTAAATTAGGTAAAACACCGATTGTTATTGGCGGTGGGCAAAATAACGCCTATGGTAATATTAAAGGAACTGCTTTAGCAAATGGCAAACCAATCAATGCGATCAACTTTGATGCCCATTCTGATTTTAGAATTTTAGAAGGCCGTCACAATGGAAATGCATTTTCATATGCCTTTGAAGAGGGATTTCTGAAAAAATATTTTGTATTTGGTTTGCATGAAAACCACGTTACCAAAAGTGTGTTGGACTCGTTTAAAAAATTAGAAGATCGTTTACAATATGTCACCTATGATAGCATTCGCATTCGAAAAGAAAAAGATTTCGAAGAAGAAATGCTTCAAGCCTCAGAATTCATAACTCAAGAACCATTTGGATTGGAAATAGATTTGGGTGCTATTCCTAATATCGCAAGCAGTACCATGACACTTACTGGATTTTCAATTGAAGAATTACGCCATTTTGTTTCCTATTTTGGCCAATTTAAAAATGCCACTTATCTGCATCTATGTGAAGGCGCTCCCGAATTAGGTGAAGAAAAAAATGATCATTTAATAGGTAAAATTATTGGGCACTTAATTACTGACTTCATTAAGTCCAATAATGAAAAAATAATTCCTCAGCCAGAAGAATTGCCAATTTAA
- a CDS encoding MFS transporter: MNSEQTKSNNSALSTLITVFFFWGFIGASNGVFIPFCKAKFGLDQFQSQLIDFAFYGAYYIGALLLFIFSSTAKRDILNGWGFKKGIIYGLLISTFGAALMILAVIQGSYLFILGALFIVALGFSLQQTSAQPFAASLGEPHTASSRLNLAGGINSLGTTIGPIVVSFALFGVISGVSIEEFAQKADSLDSMITLYMAVGGLFLLAAALFHFSKKLPAGKSDDSFETANKALKTLIIITVILVVIFGYIFSRYEDPEFIKHFIENKEVDYLGLGLTISTLLVVVVGLLFANTTAQKNPEGWGAMKYPQLVLGMLALFSYVGVEVSIGSNLGELLKTDDFGAITGPGLAPFMSMYWGSLMIGRWAGAISVFNPSSQMRKILLIAVPYVAFGVVLAANAISGQDITPLYAYAFVIIFQIVGFFLGKDQPSRTLLIFGLLGAIAMLIGLATTGTIAIFAFMSGGLFLSIMWPCIFSLGIAGLGKYTSQGAAFLVMMILGGGIIPPLQGKLADVIGIHTSYFIPVLCFAFIAFYGWKVIGILEKQGIGNDIEVGGGH, translated from the coding sequence ATGAATTCAGAACAGACAAAGTCGAATAACTCGGCCCTTTCGACCCTTATTACGGTTTTCTTCTTCTGGGGATTTATTGGAGCATCAAATGGTGTGTTCATCCCTTTTTGTAAAGCTAAATTCGGATTAGATCAATTTCAAAGTCAGCTAATTGACTTCGCTTTTTACGGAGCTTACTATATTGGTGCTTTATTACTTTTTATTTTTAGTAGTACTGCCAAAAGAGACATTCTTAATGGCTGGGGATTTAAAAAAGGAATTATTTACGGATTGTTGATTAGTACTTTTGGTGCTGCATTGATGATTTTAGCAGTTATTCAAGGAAGTTATTTATTCATACTAGGAGCTTTATTTATAGTAGCCTTAGGATTCTCTCTACAACAAACATCTGCACAACCCTTTGCTGCTTCCTTAGGAGAACCTCATACTGCATCTAGCCGTTTGAACTTGGCTGGAGGTATCAACTCTTTAGGAACAACTATTGGGCCGATCGTAGTATCTTTTGCCCTTTTTGGAGTTATTTCTGGAGTGAGTATTGAAGAGTTTGCACAAAAAGCAGATTCATTAGATTCGATGATCACTTTATACATGGCTGTAGGTGGTTTGTTTTTATTAGCCGCTGCATTATTTCATTTTTCAAAAAAATTACCTGCTGGAAAAAGTGATGATTCCTTTGAAACAGCTAACAAAGCTTTAAAAACACTTATTATCATTACAGTGATTTTAGTAGTGATTTTTGGGTATATCTTTTCTCGTTACGAAGATCCTGAGTTTATAAAACATTTCATCGAAAACAAAGAAGTAGATTATTTAGGATTAGGACTTACCATCTCTACTTTATTAGTTGTTGTAGTTGGTCTTTTATTTGCTAACACAACCGCTCAAAAAAATCCAGAAGGATGGGGAGCTATGAAATATCCTCAATTAGTTTTAGGGATGCTTGCATTATTCTCTTATGTGGGTGTTGAAGTGAGTATCGGTAGTAATTTAGGTGAATTATTAAAAACTGACGATTTTGGTGCCATTACAGGACCAGGACTTGCACCATTTATGTCTATGTATTGGGGAAGTTTAATGATTGGACGTTGGGCTGGTGCGATTTCAGTTTTTAACCCATCTTCTCAAATGAGAAAGATTTTATTGATTGCAGTTCCTTATGTTGCGTTTGGTGTTGTTTTAGCAGCTAATGCTATATCAGGTCAAGATATCACTCCTTTGTATGCTTATGCATTTGTAATTATTTTCCAAATTGTTGGTTTCTTCTTAGGAAAAGATCAACCATCAAGAACCTTATTAATTTTTGGTTTATTAGGAGCAATTGCGATGTTAATCGGTTTAGCTACCACCGGTACAATAGCAATTTTCGCCTTTATGAGTGGTGGATTATTCTTGAGTATTATGTGGCCTTGTATCTTCTCATTAGGAATTGCAGGTTTAGGAAAATACACTTCTCAAGGTGCTGCTTTCTTAGTTATGATGATTTTAGGTGGAGGTATAATTCCACCATTACAAGGTAAATTAGCCGATGTTATCGGAATTCATACTTCTTATTTCATTCCAGTATTGTGTTTTGCTTTTATAGCATTCTACGGTTGGAAAGTAATTGGGATTTTAGAAAAACAAGGTATTGGAAACGATATCGAAGTGGGTGGTGGACACTAA
- the fsa gene encoding fructose-6-phosphate aldolase: MKFFIDTANLAQIKEAQALGVLDGVTTNPSLMAKEGITGKNNILKHYVDICNLVDGDVSAEVNALDFEGMVKEGEELADLHEQIVVKLPMTKEGVMAAKYFSDKGIRTNVTLVFSAGQALLAAKAGATYVSPFIGRLDDVSTDGLALIEEIRQIYDNYGFETQILAASVRHTMHIMNCAKIGADVMTGPLSAIYGLLKHPLTDIGLAQFVADFEKGNK, translated from the coding sequence ATGAAATTTTTTATAGACACAGCTAATTTAGCTCAGATTAAAGAAGCACAAGCATTGGGCGTTTTGGATGGTGTAACTACTAATCCGTCATTGATGGCTAAAGAAGGCATCACCGGAAAAAATAATATCTTGAAACATTATGTTGATATCTGTAATTTAGTAGATGGAGATGTAAGTGCCGAAGTTAATGCGTTGGATTTTGAAGGTATGGTGAAAGAAGGAGAGGAGTTAGCTGATTTGCATGAGCAAATTGTGGTGAAATTACCTATGACCAAAGAAGGTGTTATGGCAGCCAAATACTTTTCTGATAAAGGAATAAGAACGAATGTAACCTTAGTTTTCTCTGCAGGACAAGCTTTATTAGCTGCTAAAGCAGGTGCTACTTATGTTTCTCCTTTTATTGGACGATTGGATGATGTATCTACAGATGGATTAGCTTTGATTGAAGAAATTCGTCAAATCTATGATAACTACGGATTTGAAACACAAATTTTAGCGGCTTCTGTGCGTCATACAATGCATATAATGAATTGTGCTAAAATTGGTGCTGATGTAATGACAGGACCACTTTCAGCAATTTACGGATTATTAAAACACCCTTTAACCGATATTGGATTAGCGCAGTTTGTAGCTGATTTTGAAAAAGGAAACAAATAA
- a CDS encoding Brp/Blh family beta-carotene 15,15'-dioxygenase gives MSKTLKLSVITSFVGLWLTSYLSNKYQIIVGFILILSFGVLHGANDLVLINNLKSDKKLNFRKLIILYILLIGISALLFTTIPILALLLFILFSSYHFGEQHWNEIVTINKNSYSSVFHFIYGLLILLLLFYINTNEVIAIIYEITQFRISEALIEVTLLVCLVLFSISTIKMYIDSTEFRKNIIEQLFYLLVLVIVFKASSLIWGFAIYFIFWHSIPSLNDQITFLYGSSTWANCKLYFKTAFPYWCISLIGIFGLYYIAKDMLVFDALFFAFLASITFPHCIVILNMFKNKSH, from the coding sequence ATGTCAAAAACTTTGAAACTGTCTGTAATTACTAGCTTTGTTGGACTTTGGCTAACTTCTTATTTATCAAATAAATATCAAATAATTGTAGGATTTATCTTAATTTTGAGTTTTGGAGTGCTACATGGAGCCAATGATTTAGTACTGATCAACAACTTAAAATCAGATAAAAAACTCAATTTCAGAAAGTTAATTATACTATATATCCTGCTTATTGGTATTTCTGCACTTCTATTCACCACCATTCCGATACTGGCCTTACTATTATTTATATTGTTTAGTAGCTATCACTTTGGAGAACAACATTGGAATGAAATAGTCACAATCAATAAAAATAGCTATTCATCCGTATTTCATTTTATATATGGCCTATTAATATTACTTCTATTGTTTTATATAAATACAAACGAAGTTATTGCAATCATATATGAAATCACTCAATTCCGAATTTCAGAAGCATTGATAGAAGTAACTTTACTAGTTTGTTTAGTACTTTTTAGTATCAGTACTATAAAGATGTATATTGATTCAACTGAATTCAGGAAGAATATTATCGAACAGTTGTTCTATTTATTGGTTCTTGTTATAGTATTTAAAGCTTCTAGCTTGATTTGGGGATTTGCTATCTACTTTATTTTTTGGCATAGTATTCCCTCGTTAAATGACCAAATTACATTTTTGTATGGTTCTTCGACATGGGCGAATTGCAAATTGTATTTTAAAACTGCTTTCCCCTATTGGTGTATTTCTTTAATTGGAATTTTTGGATTGTATTATATAGCTAAAGATATGCTCGTTTTTGATGCGCTATTTTTTGCCTTTTTAGCGTCAATTACATTTCCACACTGTATTGTAATACTTAATATGTTTAAAAATAAATCACACTAA
- a CDS encoding glutaminyl-peptide cyclotransferase gives MKKYNFLFIILLGVIVTNCGGAKKENNSLFTFDSSQFKEQYQSEESIDLALLNPNTLSVDSVVYFVNDTKIGTRKGLDRLSFNFKDQKLGYQNLKAIVYYDGELIEATDRVELVSNVEPKLLQYTIVNTYPHDIQAYTQGLEFYRDTLYEGTGNGSGPTGNKGISSLRKTNYKTGEVLKKIELAEQYFGEGITILNNKVYQLTWLNNEGYVYNADTFKKEKTFPYYKKMEGWGLTTDGKSLYMTDSSETIHILNPATFTEIGSINVYSLANKVKAVNELEWIEGKIYGNVYQKDAIAVINPQTGAVEGILNLADLKTKITQLPDTDVLNGIAYNPKTKTIFVTGKNWDKMFELKITN, from the coding sequence ATGAAAAAGTATAACTTCTTATTTATCATTTTATTAGGAGTAATTGTAACCAACTGTGGAGGTGCTAAAAAGGAAAACAATTCTCTTTTTACTTTTGATTCTTCTCAATTTAAAGAACAGTACCAATCGGAAGAATCTATCGATTTGGCATTATTGAATCCGAATACTTTAAGCGTTGATAGTGTTGTCTATTTTGTAAATGATACTAAAATTGGAACTAGAAAAGGATTGGATAGACTATCATTCAATTTTAAAGACCAAAAGTTAGGATACCAAAACTTAAAAGCCATTGTATATTATGATGGGGAACTTATTGAAGCTACTGACCGTGTTGAATTAGTGTCAAATGTTGAGCCTAAATTATTACAGTACACTATTGTAAATACGTACCCTCACGACATACAAGCGTACACACAAGGTTTAGAATTTTACCGTGACACTTTGTATGAAGGAACAGGAAATGGAAGTGGTCCAACAGGAAATAAAGGAATTTCTAGTTTGAGAAAGACCAATTATAAAACCGGAGAAGTATTAAAAAAAATAGAATTAGCTGAACAATATTTTGGTGAAGGAATAACCATTCTAAACAATAAAGTTTACCAATTGACTTGGTTAAATAATGAAGGCTATGTTTACAATGCAGATACGTTCAAAAAAGAAAAAACGTTTCCCTATTATAAAAAAATGGAAGGTTGGGGATTGACAACCGACGGAAAATCTTTGTATATGACAGATAGCTCTGAAACTATTCATATTTTGAATCCGGCAACATTCACTGAAATAGGTTCCATCAATGTGTATTCTTTAGCTAACAAAGTGAAAGCTGTGAATGAATTAGAATGGATCGAAGGAAAAATTTATGGTAACGTATACCAAAAAGACGCCATTGCTGTTATCAACCCTCAAACTGGAGCGGTAGAAGGAATACTAAATTTAGCTGATTTAAAAACAAAAATTACCCAATTACCTGACACGGATGTTCTGAATGGAATTGCTTACAATCCTAAAACTAAGACCATTTTTGTAACTGGTAAAAATTGGGATAAAATGTTTGAACTAAAAATTACAAACTAA
- the pyrR gene encoding bifunctional pyr operon transcriptional regulator/uracil phosphoribosyltransferase PyrR — MSQKVLLTAKEVTIILHRLACQLIEKHLDFSDTILVGIQPRGVFLAERLKEILEKEYQTPAITLGYLDITFFRDDFRRTEKPLEANKTNINFIVENKKVIFIDDVLFTGRSIRSALTAIQSFGRPSEIELLVLIDRRFSRNLPIQPDYRGRQVDAINNEKVKVCWKENDGEDGVYLITN, encoded by the coding sequence ATGAGTCAAAAAGTATTACTTACTGCAAAAGAAGTTACTATCATACTACATCGTTTGGCTTGTCAATTAATTGAAAAACACTTAGATTTCTCAGATACTATTCTTGTAGGGATTCAGCCTAGAGGCGTTTTCTTGGCAGAACGTTTGAAAGAAATTTTAGAAAAAGAATACCAAACCCCTGCAATTACCTTAGGCTATTTAGACATCACTTTTTTTAGAGATGATTTCCGTAGAACCGAAAAACCTTTGGAGGCTAATAAAACCAATATCAACTTTATAGTAGAAAATAAAAAAGTCATTTTTATTGATGACGTTTTGTTTACTGGGCGTAGTATTCGTTCCGCTTTAACTGCTATTCAATCTTTTGGAAGACCGTCTGAAATTGAATTGTTGGTCTTGATTGACAGACGTTTTAGCCGTAATTTACCGATACAACCTGATTATAGAGGTAGACAGGTCGATGCAATCAATAATGAAAAAGTAAAAGTGTGTTGGAAAGAAAATGATGGAGAAGATGGTGTTTATTTAATTACAAATTAA
- a CDS encoding SDR family oxidoreductase, with the protein MSKVVLITGGSSGIGKAIGEYLHHQGFTVYGTSRNPEKITNSSFPLVPLDVRDSASIHLAVAKIIQETGRLDIVINNAGVGITGPLEEIPMEEIKNNFETNFFGPIEVMKAALPQMRSQQSGLIINITSIAGYMGLPYRSVYSASKGALELITEALRMEVKPFGIQITNVAPGDFTTNIAAGRFHAPVTNGSAYEKVYGDVLRTMDQHVDSGSNPNEMAEAVFQIIQEINPRIHYKVGAFMQKFSIVLKRILPDKVYEKMLMNHYKL; encoded by the coding sequence ATGAGTAAAGTAGTTTTAATTACAGGAGGATCTTCAGGAATAGGAAAAGCTATAGGTGAATATTTACATCATCAAGGATTTACGGTATATGGAACAAGTAGAAACCCTGAGAAGATTACTAACTCATCTTTTCCGTTGGTTCCTTTGGATGTTAGAGATTCGGCTTCTATTCATTTGGCTGTTGCCAAAATTATACAAGAAACAGGTCGGTTAGATATTGTAATCAATAATGCGGGTGTAGGAATTACTGGTCCTTTGGAAGAGATTCCGATGGAGGAAATCAAAAATAATTTTGAAACCAATTTTTTTGGACCTATCGAAGTAATGAAAGCGGCATTGCCACAAATGCGTTCACAGCAATCAGGTTTGATTATTAATATTACATCAATTGCAGGGTATATGGGATTGCCGTATCGAAGTGTCTATTCAGCTTCTAAAGGAGCTTTAGAATTGATAACAGAGGCGTTACGAATGGAAGTGAAACCTTTCGGAATCCAAATTACAAATGTAGCGCCTGGCGATTTTACTACCAATATAGCAGCAGGTCGTTTTCATGCACCAGTTACAAATGGTTCAGCTTACGAAAAAGTATATGGTGACGTATTGCGAACCATGGATCAACACGTTGATAGTGGAAGTAATCCCAACGAAATGGCAGAAGCAGTTTTTCAAATTATTCAAGAAATAAATCCTAGAATCCATTATAAAGTGGGTGCTTTTATGCAAAAGTTCTCCATTGTATTGAAGAGAATTTTACCCGATAAAGTCTACGAAAAAATGTTGATGAACCATTATAAGTTGTAA